One Roseimaritima multifibrata DNA window includes the following coding sequences:
- a CDS encoding DEAD/DEAH box helicase, with protein MSPTLPKTFYEFDLIEPLQRALHSEGYHEPTPIQAASIGPLLEGRDLLGCAQTGTGKTAAFAIPILQRLDADRKTPRPKCPQVLVLSPTRELASQISASFESYGKHLKFRVTTVFGGVSQGRQVRALERGVHICVATPGRLLDLFGQGCVWMDDVETFVLDEADRMLDLGFMPDLRKIMKELPPKRHSLFFSATMPPPVKKLAEGLLTNHVEVIVTPPSSTVERIEQCLMMVEHTDKMKLLRHVLDTEATGQVLVFTKTKRGADRLSKQLQKQDLSCEAIHGGKTQAGRERVLQGFRKGKVDILIATDLAARGIDIEGLSHVINYDMPHDPESYVHRIGRTGRAGAEGMSVTFCTPDDHDCLNAVEKLIGQRIPVDSKQPFHTRSRATTTKGGKGKGGKQNRTWKPRPGSAGARSANKGSTMPSKGRSGGGNKKAAGKPNGKPGPPSRRGSSGSR; from the coding sequence TTGTCACCCACACTTCCCAAGACGTTCTACGAATTCGATCTGATTGAGCCTCTCCAGCGAGCACTTCACTCCGAAGGCTATCACGAGCCAACTCCGATCCAGGCTGCCTCCATTGGCCCCCTTCTAGAAGGGAGAGACCTCCTGGGATGTGCCCAAACCGGAACGGGCAAAACCGCTGCTTTCGCGATCCCGATCCTGCAACGACTGGACGCGGACCGCAAAACGCCTCGCCCCAAATGCCCTCAAGTACTGGTCCTAAGCCCTACGCGTGAACTGGCTTCGCAGATTTCTGCCAGTTTTGAAAGCTACGGCAAACACCTTAAATTTCGCGTCACGACGGTCTTCGGCGGCGTCAGTCAGGGAAGACAAGTCCGCGCACTCGAACGGGGCGTCCATATCTGTGTCGCAACCCCCGGACGACTGCTAGACCTGTTCGGTCAAGGCTGCGTCTGGATGGACGATGTGGAAACCTTTGTCCTGGATGAAGCGGACCGAATGCTGGACCTGGGCTTCATGCCCGACCTACGAAAAATCATGAAGGAACTGCCGCCCAAACGGCACTCCCTGTTCTTCTCAGCAACGATGCCGCCGCCGGTCAAAAAACTGGCCGAAGGTCTACTGACCAACCACGTCGAAGTCATTGTCACGCCTCCTTCTTCGACCGTTGAACGGATCGAACAATGCCTGATGATGGTCGAGCACACCGACAAAATGAAGCTGCTGCGGCATGTCCTGGACACCGAAGCGACCGGGCAGGTTTTGGTTTTCACCAAAACCAAACGGGGAGCCGACCGGCTTTCCAAGCAACTACAAAAACAGGATTTGTCCTGCGAGGCGATCCATGGCGGGAAAACCCAAGCCGGACGCGAACGCGTCCTACAAGGTTTCCGGAAAGGCAAGGTCGACATCCTGATCGCGACCGATTTGGCCGCTCGCGGAATCGATATCGAAGGGCTAAGCCATGTCATTAACTACGACATGCCGCACGACCCAGAAAGCTATGTCCATCGCATCGGACGAACCGGACGCGCAGGCGCCGAGGGAATGTCCGTCACCTTCTGCACTCCCGACGACCACGACTGCCTAAACGCTGTCGAAAAATTGATCGGACAGCGAATCCCTGTCGATTCCAAGCAACCGTTCCACACCCGGTCTCGAGCCACAACAACCAAAGGTGGCAAAGGAAAGGGAGGCAAACAGAATCGCACGTGGAAACCGCGTCCAGGATCGGCCGGTGCAAGAAGCGCCAACAAAGGCTCGACCATGCCCAGCAAAGGACGCAGTGGCGGCGGCAACAAAAAAGCGGCTGGCAAACCCAACGGCAAGCCAGGACCTCCAAGCCGCCGCGGATCCTCGGGCTCACGCTAA
- a CDS encoding menaquinone biosynthetic enzyme MqnA/MqnD family protein produces MLRIGAVSYLNTRPLVYGLRERLEGLGSLTLDLPSRLADDLANGDLDVALIPSIEYLRGTGAQIVSDAVIACRGPVWSVRLLSRVPIANIRRLALDEGSRTSAALVRLLLADQYDLHPETIPLPMETDPESVDADAVLLIGDRAMPPPTGVYQEIWDLGDRWCQWSGHPFVFAMWIAREGIDAQPLAKILAAARDEGVQNLESIAQQEAGSHGLTSNDLHHYFTDNLHFRLGPQERQGLHIYQQRASELGLISQAREFHFCSAS; encoded by the coding sequence ATGCTCCGAATCGGTGCCGTTTCGTACCTCAACACCCGCCCTCTCGTCTATGGACTGCGCGAGCGTCTGGAGGGCCTGGGGTCTTTGACTCTGGATCTACCCAGCCGACTGGCCGATGACCTAGCGAACGGCGACCTGGACGTCGCACTGATCCCGTCGATCGAGTACCTCCGCGGCACCGGCGCTCAAATCGTTTCGGATGCGGTGATCGCCTGCCGAGGCCCTGTCTGGAGCGTACGGTTGCTCAGCCGAGTCCCGATCGCAAACATCCGCCGCCTAGCCCTGGACGAGGGCAGCCGCACCAGTGCGGCACTCGTGCGGCTTCTGCTGGCCGACCAATACGATTTGCATCCTGAAACGATCCCCTTGCCGATGGAGACCGATCCGGAATCGGTCGATGCGGATGCGGTGCTGCTGATTGGCGACCGAGCCATGCCCCCCCCGACGGGCGTCTATCAAGAGATATGGGACCTTGGAGACCGCTGGTGCCAATGGTCCGGACACCCCTTCGTGTTTGCCATGTGGATCGCACGAGAGGGAATCGACGCTCAACCGCTTGCAAAGATCCTGGCAGCCGCCCGCGATGAAGGCGTGCAAAACCTGGAATCGATCGCCCAGCAAGAAGCGGGAAGCCACGGGCTGACCAGCAATGACCTGCATCACTACTTTACCGACAACCTCCATTTCCGACTTGGGCCTCAAGAACGCCAAGGGCTGCACATCTACCAACAGCGTGCCAGCGAACTAGGCTTGATTTCCCAAGCACGCGAATTTCACTTTTGTTCAGCGAGTTAG
- a CDS encoding RNA recognition motif domain-containing protein — MSKRIYVGNLSFNSSADDLRELFGQYGEVVNASVVSDRETGRSRGFAFVEMNDGAEDAIEALNGQDLGGRALTVNEARPREERRGGGGGGGDRGGYGGGGGGGRGGYGGGGGGGYGGGGGGGYGGGGGGGYRN, encoded by the coding sequence ATGAGTAAGCGTATTTACGTCGGAAACCTATCTTTCAATTCCTCCGCAGATGATTTGCGAGAATTGTTTGGGCAATATGGTGAGGTAGTTAATGCCTCGGTGGTTTCCGACCGCGAAACCGGTCGCAGTCGCGGATTTGCATTCGTAGAAATGAATGACGGAGCCGAAGACGCGATCGAAGCCCTGAACGGCCAAGATCTTGGTGGACGAGCCCTCACCGTCAACGAAGCTCGCCCTCGAGAAGAGCGACGTGGTGGTGGCGGTGGCGGTGGTGATCGCGGCGGCTACGGTGGTGGCGGCGGCGGTGGACGCGGCGGCTACGGTGGCGGTGGTGGTGGCGGATATGGTGGTGGCGGCGGTGGTGGATATGGCGGTGGCGGTGGCGGCGGATACCGCAACTAG